From a single Lentisphaera profundi genomic region:
- a CDS encoding 2-dehydro-3-deoxygalactonokinase, translating into MQKLFCDWGTSNLRAYLIENGEVLRQYNSDLGILKASKIGFEKVIASVCQELDCTGIKEIYLSGMIGSKNGWQEASYLETPLSTNAMKTNFIHPSNCSHIKIFGGVKHLDQSRDYDVMRGEEVQVFGVLVQAPKASLICLPGSHSKWVHVDAGQIKSFSTWMTGELFKCLSQNTIFAKQIDSENFDKESFVQGVEYAREHHELGTSLFKLRTQYLFERLDQSNFHSYLSGFLIASEIREAAGNVKEVYLCSSDELMNLYEIALDIFGIATKKFSVSESTILGIKAICGESYE; encoded by the coding sequence ATGCAAAAACTTTTTTGTGATTGGGGAACTTCTAATCTACGGGCTTACCTCATTGAAAATGGTGAAGTTCTGAGACAATATAATTCTGATCTAGGAATTTTAAAAGCCTCGAAAATCGGCTTCGAAAAAGTTATAGCTTCAGTTTGCCAGGAATTGGATTGTACAGGGATCAAGGAAATCTACCTCAGTGGCATGATTGGCTCGAAAAATGGCTGGCAAGAAGCTTCTTACCTAGAGACGCCCTTAAGTACTAATGCGATGAAAACTAATTTTATTCACCCATCAAATTGTTCTCATATCAAAATATTTGGTGGCGTCAAGCACCTTGATCAATCAAGGGATTACGATGTCATGAGAGGTGAAGAAGTTCAGGTTTTTGGTGTTTTAGTTCAAGCTCCCAAGGCCTCCTTGATTTGCCTTCCAGGAAGCCATTCAAAATGGGTTCATGTAGATGCCGGTCAAATTAAAAGCTTTTCCACTTGGATGACGGGTGAGCTCTTTAAGTGTTTGAGTCAAAATACGATCTTTGCGAAGCAAATTGATTCTGAGAATTTTGATAAAGAATCTTTTGTTCAAGGAGTCGAATATGCTCGTGAACATCACGAGCTCGGTACGAGCCTGTTTAAACTGCGAACGCAATACCTTTTTGAACGATTGGATCAAAGTAATTTTCATTCTTACCTATCGGGTTTTTTGATTGCGAGTGAAATCCGTGAAGCCGCGGGAAATGTTAAAGAAGTTTATTTATGTAGCTCAGATGAATTGATGAATTTGTATGAGATTGCACTAGATATTTTTGGAATAGCAACAAAAAAGTTTTCGGTATCCGAATCTACTATTTTAGGAATTAAAGCTATTTGCGGAGAGAGCTATGAATAA
- a CDS encoding N-acyl-D-amino-acid deacylase family protein translates to MDKKYTYLFKNALIFNGSESPPYKADVAIKQNVICAIGNLSAVESDEVFDLEGKALAPGFIDVHTHDDNAVLQSPDCLAKISQGVSTVIVGNCGLSVAPVRLSTEPPDPLNLLGNQSDFIFKDFKSYVAAINERKPAVNVAALVGHTSLRVNHMDDLYREATSDELVAMKDELDACMQEGAIGLSTGLAYATARDSSTEEIIALAKVLAKNDGIYVTHLRNEFDQVIEAIEESFTIAESGDIPLIISHLKCAGPDNWGRSDELLKFIENSSYSHRVHMDCYPYAAGSSTLDLGQVDERVEILITWSETHPEKSTQYLHEIAKDWGLSQYEAAEKLKPAGAVYFSISEEDMKKIISHPKTMIGSDGLPHDPHPHPRLWGTFPRVIGRLAREQKLMSMSTAIHKMTALSAKNYKLEGRGQIAIGSFADLVVFDPERVADTATFDKPISMASGIEQVYVNGVLSFEKGRSTNQRAGIYVGAKQKSNI, encoded by the coding sequence ATGGACAAAAAATACACTTATCTATTTAAAAATGCACTCATATTTAATGGCTCAGAGTCTCCTCCTTATAAGGCTGATGTAGCTATCAAACAAAATGTGATTTGTGCCATCGGAAACTTATCGGCAGTCGAGAGTGATGAAGTTTTTGATCTTGAGGGTAAAGCCTTAGCACCAGGTTTTATTGATGTCCATACTCACGATGATAATGCCGTCTTGCAATCACCGGATTGTTTAGCGAAGATTAGCCAAGGAGTCAGTACAGTCATCGTAGGTAACTGCGGATTAAGTGTCGCACCTGTACGACTCAGTACAGAACCGCCTGATCCTTTAAATCTACTTGGAAATCAAAGCGATTTTATATTTAAAGATTTCAAATCTTATGTCGCCGCTATTAATGAACGTAAACCAGCCGTTAATGTAGCAGCCTTAGTAGGACACACTTCTTTAAGAGTCAACCACATGGATGATTTATATAGGGAAGCCACGAGTGACGAACTTGTAGCAATGAAAGATGAGTTAGATGCTTGTATGCAAGAGGGTGCCATTGGTTTGAGTACTGGATTAGCTTATGCAACTGCACGGGATTCGAGTACGGAAGAAATCATTGCATTGGCCAAAGTTTTGGCCAAAAATGATGGTATCTATGTCACTCATTTACGCAATGAATTTGATCAGGTGATTGAGGCGATTGAAGAATCCTTTACTATTGCTGAGAGTGGCGATATCCCCCTCATTATTTCTCATCTCAAATGTGCTGGTCCCGATAATTGGGGGCGTAGTGATGAGCTGCTTAAATTTATAGAAAACTCATCCTATAGTCATCGCGTTCATATGGATTGTTATCCCTATGCGGCGGGTTCCAGTACTCTAGATTTGGGACAAGTCGATGAAAGAGTCGAGATATTGATAACGTGGTCTGAAACACACCCAGAGAAATCGACTCAGTACCTTCACGAAATAGCTAAAGACTGGGGTTTAAGTCAATATGAAGCGGCAGAGAAACTAAAGCCTGCAGGAGCGGTTTATTTTTCTATTAGTGAAGAGGATATGAAGAAAATCATAAGTCATCCAAAGACCATGATTGGTTCAGATGGTCTGCCGCATGATCCTCACCCGCATCCCCGTTTATGGGGGACTTTTCCACGGGTCATAGGACGTTTAGCACGTGAACAAAAACTTATGTCCATGAGTACGGCCATTCATAAAATGACGGCTTTGTCAGCAAAAAACTACAAGCTTGAGGGACGTGGACAAATCGCTATTGGATCTTTTGCAGACCTCGTCGTTTTTGATCCGGAGAGAGTTGCGGACACCGCAACATTCGATAAACCGATCAGTATGGCTAGCGGCATTGAACAAGTCTATGTCAATGGCGTCCTCAGTTTTGAAAAAGGCAGGTCCACAAATCAACGTGCAGGTATTTACGTGGGTGCTAAACAAAAATCTAATATTTAA
- a CDS encoding 2-dehydro-3-deoxy-6-phosphogalactonate aldolase yields MNKDYLKQVPLIAIIRGVKPSEVLAVTQAIYDGGIRCVEVPLNSPRAYESIKLIADKFGDKMLLGAGTVLSIDQVQKVKEAGGEIIVSPNVNSKVIKETKKLAMLSYPGIMTMSEAFMALEAGADALKLFPADSVGKSFIKASKAVLPKGTEIYAVGGVDLSNVKDWTEAGADGFGLGGSLYKPGKDLSQLAQDAQSFCLLVK; encoded by the coding sequence ATGAATAAAGATTATTTGAAACAAGTCCCCCTAATTGCTATCATTAGAGGGGTGAAACCAAGCGAAGTACTAGCTGTGACCCAAGCCATCTATGATGGTGGTATTCGCTGTGTCGAAGTGCCTTTGAATTCTCCTCGTGCCTACGAAAGTATAAAACTTATCGCTGATAAATTCGGAGATAAAATGCTTTTGGGGGCAGGAACCGTACTCAGCATTGATCAGGTTCAGAAAGTTAAAGAAGCTGGCGGAGAAATAATTGTCTCTCCTAATGTTAACTCTAAAGTCATTAAAGAAACAAAGAAATTAGCTATGCTTTCCTATCCAGGTATCATGACAATGAGTGAAGCATTTATGGCTTTAGAAGCAGGAGCTGATGCCCTTAAGTTATTTCCCGCGGATTCAGTAGGAAAAAGTTTTATCAAAGCGTCTAAGGCCGTTTTGCCGAAAGGTACCGAGATCTACGCTGTAGGTGGAGTGGACCTGAGTAATGTTAAAGATTGGACTGAAGCAGGTGCCGATGGCTTTGGTTTGGGTGGTAGCCTGTATAAGCCAGGAAAAGATTTATCTCAATTAGCGCAAGATGCCCAAAGCTTCTGTCTCTTAGTAAAATAA
- a CDS encoding RidA family protein gives MSAIKRYGTKKDGAGGQSLPFARAVQADGWLHVSGQVAMENGEIVGGNIVQQSHKTIENLLAIIHEAGYTKDDIVRCGVWLDDPRDFWSFNGVYAEYFGGEHAPARACVQATMMVDCKVEIDAICYKKPE, from the coding sequence ATGAGCGCAATTAAACGCTACGGAACAAAAAAAGATGGTGCAGGGGGACAAAGTCTTCCCTTCGCAAGAGCAGTACAAGCCGATGGATGGTTACATGTTTCAGGTCAAGTGGCCATGGAAAATGGTGAAATCGTAGGTGGCAATATTGTTCAACAATCCCACAAAACGATTGAAAACCTCTTAGCCATTATTCATGAAGCAGGCTATACCAAGGACGATATCGTACGCTGTGGTGTGTGGTTAGATGATCCTCGTGATTTTTGGAGTTTTAATGGTGTTTATGCCGAGTATTTCGGTGGCGAACATGCACCTGCTCGTGCCTGTGTACAAGCGACAATGATGGTGGATTGCAAAGTCGAGATTGACGCTATCTGCTATAAAAAGCCGGAATAA
- a CDS encoding sodium:solute symporter family protein, translating into MTPTLFLTVFALYVIGMIVLSIWISRKQTSGEDFLLGNRSVPLFLILGTTVATMVGTGSSMGAVGFGYSNGWAGALYGIGGALGILLLAKLFSGVRKYNFMTFSEEMSFYYGADKRIKGIIAILILIASIGWLGAHILGGGMYLAWIAGIDLLWAKIIIALAFGIYVIIGGYMAVVWTDTIQAFILFFGFILMAVMAVDKIGGIGEFNQALGPNQFAFLEAGSLLPSISLSFVILVGVMATPSYRQRIYSADNIATVKKSFYISGTLYLFFSFIPAIIGISAQIINPELKNTNFAFPYLAVEVLPVWIGLIVLIAGLSATMSSASSDAIAGVSILLRDVYILVFGRMPEKDKMVKLSRWGLMGITGLALLFTMYSEDIISYIKNMISVVMSGMFVCSLLGRFWKRATWQGGLASLLGGALCASLFMTQKGWMDFWGNSSIPSVLSALVFGVVVSLLTPKNKITDQEALDLLAKEREEMELHEEKILDAESV; encoded by the coding sequence ATGACGCCGACCCTATTTCTTACAGTCTTTGCTCTCTACGTCATTGGCATGATCGTTTTGAGTATTTGGATATCTCGCAAGCAGACTTCTGGTGAAGATTTTCTCTTGGGAAATCGAAGTGTTCCACTCTTTCTAATTTTAGGAACAACTGTAGCAACTATGGTCGGCACAGGCTCCAGTATGGGAGCCGTTGGTTTCGGCTATTCCAATGGATGGGCCGGAGCTTTATATGGTATTGGAGGTGCCTTGGGGATTTTGCTTTTAGCAAAGCTTTTTAGCGGTGTTCGCAAATATAATTTCATGACTTTTTCCGAGGAAATGTCATTTTACTATGGAGCAGATAAAAGGATCAAAGGGATTATTGCAATCTTGATCCTTATTGCCTCTATAGGTTGGTTAGGGGCACACATTCTTGGTGGAGGTATGTACTTAGCTTGGATTGCGGGTATCGACTTACTTTGGGCCAAAATCATCATTGCTTTAGCTTTTGGCATCTATGTAATCATTGGTGGTTATATGGCAGTGGTATGGACTGATACGATACAAGCATTCATCTTGTTCTTTGGTTTTATCCTAATGGCAGTTATGGCAGTGGATAAAATTGGTGGGATAGGGGAATTTAATCAAGCATTAGGACCTAATCAGTTTGCCTTCCTTGAAGCAGGAAGTTTACTGCCTTCGATTTCACTTTCATTTGTTATCCTAGTGGGGGTGATGGCGACTCCGTCCTATCGCCAAAGAATTTATTCGGCGGATAATATTGCCACGGTAAAAAAGAGTTTTTACATCAGTGGAACACTCTATCTGTTTTTCTCTTTTATCCCTGCAATTATTGGCATTAGTGCACAAATCATTAATCCTGAATTAAAAAATACAAATTTTGCCTTTCCTTATTTAGCCGTAGAAGTCCTGCCCGTTTGGATTGGTCTCATCGTATTAATTGCAGGGCTGAGTGCAACCATGTCATCGGCAAGTTCCGATGCTATTGCGGGTGTCTCAATTCTTTTGCGTGATGTCTATATTCTTGTCTTTGGCCGCATGCCAGAAAAAGATAAGATGGTGAAGTTATCCCGTTGGGGTTTAATGGGCATTACTGGTCTTGCTCTGCTATTTACCATGTACTCTGAAGATATCATTTCGTATATCAAAAATATGATCTCAGTTGTCATGAGCGGAATGTTTGTTTGTTCACTTCTGGGGCGTTTCTGGAAACGTGCCACCTGGCAGGGTGGATTAGCTTCATTACTGGGAGGAGCCCTATGTGCAAGTTTGTTCATGACTCAAAAAGGATGGATGGATTTTTGGGGAAACTCCTCAATCCCGTCTGTTTTAAGCGCTTTAGTTTTTGGTGTAGTGGTAAGTTTACTCACACCCAAAAATAAGATTACGGATCAAGAAGCATTAGACTTACTCGCCAAAGAACGAGAAGAAATGGAATTGCATGAAGAAAAAATTCTTGATGCGGAGTCAGTATAA